The Panicum hallii strain FIL2 chromosome 9, PHallii_v3.1, whole genome shotgun sequence genome has a window encoding:
- the LOC112874546 gene encoding probable serine/threonine-protein kinase PBL3 isoform X1, translated as MQLYVCIFCPLCLHTCLVFIHETSDQSKVGSKSSSSSNPSTAKTGSTRSSWTLPSYKESRELPTPRTEGEILSSSNLKAFSFGDLKAASRNFRSDSLLGEGGFGYVFKGWIDEQTLAPSKPGSGMVVAIKKLKPEGFQGHKEWLTEVDYLGQLHHQNLVKLIGYCSDGDNRLLVYEFMPKGSLENHLFRRGADPLPWGIRLKVAIGAARGLSFLHDAENQVIYRDFKASNILLDSEFNAKLSDFGLAKAGPTGDRTHVSTQVMGTRGYAAPEYVATGRLSVKADVYSYGVVLLELLTGRRALDKSKLASEQNLVDWARPYLRDKRRLYRVMDSKLGGQYPKKGAHAVASIALQCIGNDAKARPAMSEVLEKLEQLQDPKYHVTAPQVDTKRASSSGSVPRSPMKAQPSPRRLSGSGSPLPAVAGSPLPACRTAQVH; from the exons TTACACACATGTCTTGTGTTCATTCATGAAACGTCAGATCAATCAAAAGTAGGGAGCAAATCAAGTTCATCATCCAACCCCTCTACGGCCAAAACTGGCTCGACTCGGTCGTCTTGGACTTTACCGTCATACAAAGAAAGTAGAGAGCTTCCTACTCCTAGGACAGAAGGAGAAATCTTGTCATCATCAAATTTGAAGGCATTCTCATTTGGTGATCTCAAGGCTGCATCTAGGAACTTCCGGTCAGACAGTCTTCTTGGGGAAGGAGGATTTGGTTATGTCTTCAAAGGCTGGATTGATGAACAAACTCTTGCCCCTTCAAAGCCAGGAAGTGGTATGGTTGTAGCCATCAAGAAGCTAAAACCAGAAGGTTTTCAGGGCCACAAGGAATGGCTG ACAGAGGTTGACTACCTTGGCCAACTGCACCACCAGAATCTTGTCAAGCTCATTGGTTATTGCTCAGATGGTGACAACCGACTCTTGGTGTACGAGTTCATGCCTAAAGGAAGTTTGGAAAATCATCTGTTCAGAC GAGGTGCGGATCCTTTACCCTGGGGAATAAGACTCAAAGTTGCAATTGGGGCTGCTAGGGGTTTATCATTTCTGCATGATGCTGAGAACCAAGTCATATATCGTGATTTCAAGGCATCTAACATTCTGCTTGACTCG GAGTTCAATGCCAAGCTTTCAGACTTTGGCTTGGCAAAAGCAGGTCCAACTGGGGATAGAACCCATGTTTCTACACAAGTCATGGGCACACGAGGTTATGCAGCTCCTGAATATGTTGCAACAG GCCGCCTCTcagtgaaagccgatgtctaCAGCTATGGCGTGGTGCTGCTGGAGTTACTGACAGGACGGCGAGCGCTAGATAAATCGAAACTGGCATCCGAGCAGAACCTCGTCGACTGGGCAAGACCCTACCTGCGCGACAAGCGCCGTCTGTACCGCGTCATGGACTCTAAGCTGGGCGGACAATACCCGAAGAAAGGCGCACACGCAGTCGCAAGCATCGCCCTGCAGTGCATCGGCAACGATGCCAAGGCGCGGCCCGCAATGTCCGAGGTCCTTGAGAAACTAGAGCAGCTGCAGGACCCCAAGTACCACGTCACAGCACCACAGGTGGACAcaaagcgggcatcttcgtcaggCTCTGTCCCCAGGTCGCCCATGAAGGCGCAGCCCTCGCCACGACGCCTGTCGGGTTCGGGTTCCCCGTTGCCGGCGGTGGCAGGCTCCCCACTGCCAGCGTGTAGGACTGCGCAGGTGCATTAG
- the LOC112874546 gene encoding probable serine/threonine-protein kinase PBL3 isoform X2 encodes MGNCMDKAATVDNNTAYQSKVGSKSSSSSNPSTAKTGSTRSSWTLPSYKESRELPTPRTEGEILSSSNLKAFSFGDLKAASRNFRSDSLLGEGGFGYVFKGWIDEQTLAPSKPGSGMVVAIKKLKPEGFQGHKEWLTEVDYLGQLHHQNLVKLIGYCSDGDNRLLVYEFMPKGSLENHLFRRGADPLPWGIRLKVAIGAARGLSFLHDAENQVIYRDFKASNILLDSEFNAKLSDFGLAKAGPTGDRTHVSTQVMGTRGYAAPEYVATGRLSVKADVYSYGVVLLELLTGRRALDKSKLASEQNLVDWARPYLRDKRRLYRVMDSKLGGQYPKKGAHAVASIALQCIGNDAKARPAMSEVLEKLEQLQDPKYHVTAPQVDTKRASSSGSVPRSPMKAQPSPRRLSGSGSPLPAVAGSPLPACRTAQVH; translated from the exons ATCAATCAAAAGTAGGGAGCAAATCAAGTTCATCATCCAACCCCTCTACGGCCAAAACTGGCTCGACTCGGTCGTCTTGGACTTTACCGTCATACAAAGAAAGTAGAGAGCTTCCTACTCCTAGGACAGAAGGAGAAATCTTGTCATCATCAAATTTGAAGGCATTCTCATTTGGTGATCTCAAGGCTGCATCTAGGAACTTCCGGTCAGACAGTCTTCTTGGGGAAGGAGGATTTGGTTATGTCTTCAAAGGCTGGATTGATGAACAAACTCTTGCCCCTTCAAAGCCAGGAAGTGGTATGGTTGTAGCCATCAAGAAGCTAAAACCAGAAGGTTTTCAGGGCCACAAGGAATGGCTG ACAGAGGTTGACTACCTTGGCCAACTGCACCACCAGAATCTTGTCAAGCTCATTGGTTATTGCTCAGATGGTGACAACCGACTCTTGGTGTACGAGTTCATGCCTAAAGGAAGTTTGGAAAATCATCTGTTCAGAC GAGGTGCGGATCCTTTACCCTGGGGAATAAGACTCAAAGTTGCAATTGGGGCTGCTAGGGGTTTATCATTTCTGCATGATGCTGAGAACCAAGTCATATATCGTGATTTCAAGGCATCTAACATTCTGCTTGACTCG GAGTTCAATGCCAAGCTTTCAGACTTTGGCTTGGCAAAAGCAGGTCCAACTGGGGATAGAACCCATGTTTCTACACAAGTCATGGGCACACGAGGTTATGCAGCTCCTGAATATGTTGCAACAG GCCGCCTCTcagtgaaagccgatgtctaCAGCTATGGCGTGGTGCTGCTGGAGTTACTGACAGGACGGCGAGCGCTAGATAAATCGAAACTGGCATCCGAGCAGAACCTCGTCGACTGGGCAAGACCCTACCTGCGCGACAAGCGCCGTCTGTACCGCGTCATGGACTCTAAGCTGGGCGGACAATACCCGAAGAAAGGCGCACACGCAGTCGCAAGCATCGCCCTGCAGTGCATCGGCAACGATGCCAAGGCGCGGCCCGCAATGTCCGAGGTCCTTGAGAAACTAGAGCAGCTGCAGGACCCCAAGTACCACGTCACAGCACCACAGGTGGACAcaaagcgggcatcttcgtcaggCTCTGTCCCCAGGTCGCCCATGAAGGCGCAGCCCTCGCCACGACGCCTGTCGGGTTCGGGTTCCCCGTTGCCGGCGGTGGCAGGCTCCCCACTGCCAGCGTGTAGGACTGCGCAGGTGCATTAG
- the LOC112874547 gene encoding protein FAR1-RELATED SEQUENCE 5-like, translated as MGDPGGKEATLGTCSSSPTMAAVPQPSVRDPSPPSAGPSNISGPFCTPKKIPMVPSSCSTFLPDCDDELKPKVGMSFDSLDAVEEFYKIYAHEAGFAVRIGAQTKVLGIIENKRFLCTRQGFSKKSAKSDVALAGNQKNSKKPKMRSETRCGCNAQIYVKLGPDKRYYIASMIEHHNHGLVSPDKIMFLRSNRTIRERVKTALFTCHKASIGTS; from the exons ATGGGAGACCCCGGCGGCAAGGAGGCCACGTTGGGCACTTGTAGCAGCAGCCCAACCATGGCTGCAGTGCCGCAACCCTCTGTTCGTGACCCATCCCCCCCATCAGCCGGTCCTTCTAATATCAGTGGTCCATTCTGTACACCAAAAAAAATTCCAATGGTTCCATCATCG TGTTCGACATTTCTACCTGATTGTGATGATGAGTTGAAGCCAAAAGTTGGAATGTCATTCGATTCTCTAGATGCAGTGGAAGAATTTTATAAGATATATGCTCATGAAGCTGGTTTTGCGGTTCGTATAGGAGCTCAAACTAAGGTGCTCGGCATCATTGAAAATAAGAGATTCTtatgtacaagacaaggcttcTCAAAGAAAAGTGCTAAATCAGATGTTGCTCTAGCTGGAAATCAGAAGAACTCAAAGAAGCCAAAGATGCGATCCGAGACAAGATGTGGCTGTAATGCGCAAATCTATGTGAAGTTGGGTCCGGATAAAAGGTACTATATTGCTTCGATGATTGAGCACCATAATCATGGTTTAGTGTCACCTGATAAAATTATGTTTCTCCGATCAAACCGCACAATCAGAGAAAGAGTTAAGACTGCTTTATTCACATGCCACAAAGCGAGTATAGGTACTTCATAG